The Oncorhynchus mykiss isolate Arlee chromosome 10, USDA_OmykA_1.1, whole genome shotgun sequence nucleotide sequence GTCCTCCATGGACTGTAGTTCCTGTACCTCAGGACAGTGGGGTCCACAGTGGAGGGACAGGAGTCTTCTGGCCCTGGAGATCacagagagagctggacctggggAACctctgagacagagggagagaggggtagagaggggatgagaggtgagggggggagatggagaggtgggtgggggggcggggggggagagagaagagcaataagggggaagagaggtggtgAGGCGGAGCCAGAAACACACAGCTGTATATGATTGGCCCTCTTCTCTGCCTCAGCCCATTCAGCGGGAGTTGTTCTCACCCATTGAAGTGTAGCTGTGCCAGTTTGAAGAGCTGACGTCCCAGTTCAATACTGTCCTGTCCGTACTGGGAACGGATGGCTAAAACACTACGCTCCAACTGGCACGCTGCCCCTCGCCACTCacctacacagagacacagaacacAGTCACTACAAGAACGACGAGAGCGcaggtacgcacacacacacacacacacacctgtcctcctCACCCATAGTGGAATATGCTCTGGCCATGGTATCAGCCAGTTGTCCCTGTAGAGAATGAGTCTCTTTCAGGAAGACACCAGCCTGAGACACTGCTCTCTGTAACAACATGACAGACTGGTCTAGAgcgagtgagggggagggggaaggagggtggggggagacagggaaggggagggaggttggggggggacagggaaggggagggagggtggggggggacagggaaggggagggagggtggggggggacagggaaggggagggaggttgggggggacagggaaggggagggagggtgggggggacagggaaggggagggagggtggggggggggacagggaaggggagggagggtggggggggacaGGGAAGGGGACGGAGGTTGGGGGGGGacagggaatgggagggagggtggggggagacagggaaggggagggagggtggggggagacagggaaggggagggagggtggggggagacagggaaggggagggagggtggggggggacagggaaggggagggagggtggggggggacagggaaggggagggagggtggggggggacagaagtgataggagagagagagaggtgaggttaGGAGGGCAGTAAGAGTTTCCCACCTTGTTCATCACATAAACAACATTGATCTCATGGGGAACACAAAACACATGTCCCAAGGAAAATGACATGACCAACATCTCCAACCACAGCCAGTCATATTCCATATCACACacacctggtctgtctgtctccaggagGTCCACTGCCTGCTCCAGCTGAACTCTGACCTCCTGCAGTCTGAGGTCCATTTCAGAGCGTGACACACGATGACCGCAAGACAACCGCACACACACGAACCACCCTGCACTGTCCACGCTGCactgctgaaacacacacacacacacacacacacacacacacacacacacacacacacacacacacacacgtgttgaTTGATTCATGAGGAATGGGATAGTTAGGCACCATCTACTCTGACTAGATTTTGGGGATGAATTACTAGTCTAAGTAAAAACAGAAGTGGGCAGATGAAATGTTTTACAAAATAGAAACATTTACTGAGAAGAAGATGGAGAAATGTATGTAATTAAAGATGAGAAACTCCCACCTTTACAGGTCCCTCGCACTTCCCACACTGCAGATGTGTTTCTGGCCCTGCCCCTCCGCCCTCTGGCCCCTCCCCCTGCTCCAGACTGCAGGCCTGACAGAGACACAGGAAGTGGTACTGCTCCTGTAGGAGTCGCCGACGCTCACACAACACCATCCTGCTGCTGTGAGGAcctgagagggggaggaggggagtggggaaatgggggagggtggaggtaggcAGAGAATGAGATGGGGGGAGGGGTGTAGGGAAGTGATGGTgagaggttgggggggggggttggggagaGGTTGGGGGGGAAGTAAGGGAGGAAGTTGGGGAGAGGTTGGGAGGAGGTTGGGGAGGAGGTTGGGGAGGAGGTTGGGGAGGAGGTtggggaggaggtaggggaggaggtagggggaggtgaagggaggaggtgagggaggaggtaagggaggttagggaggaggtaagggagaGGTTAGGGAGGAGATAAGGGGAGAGGTGTATAATGTTTAGGAGTATAAACATTGAAAAAGGAGATTCAGAAACTGAAtcaggaaacagacagaggaaaaGAAACTGACGAAAGacttgtcagacagacagacagacgagagaCATACAGATGAGagtggtacagacagacagacagacgagacagacagacagatgagagacagacagatgagagacagacagatgagagaggtacagaaagacagagacgagagacagacagaggagagagaggtacagaaagacagacagatgagagagaCCGACAGATAGGAGGGAGACAGACGGATCTCTTCTTCACCGTAACAGTGGAGGACTTCCTGTCCAGGACAGATGTCTCTGGATGCTCTGATAGAGACAGCTACTCCAGCTGAGACGGAGACAGGAGCAGAACAGGCCTCAGGACCAGTAGAAACAGGCTCAGTGGAAACCAGAACATCAGTAGAGCCTCGGTCTGGTTGAGGTGAGACCAAGTGAGAGGTCCTGAAGTTGAGGCTTGTGTTGGGGCAGCAGGAGTGGTTTAGGATACTCAGTGTGGGGAATATTGCCGTGGCAATGCGCACTTCCTGGGTGGACTGCACCGCAGTAAAATCACCTGTAAAGGTCATGGGAAGGTCAAAAGGTCATTTTAAGGTCAGACAGGAAATGTTCTCTCCTATGCGTTTATAGAGTAGGTCTacctccaaaatggcaccctaatccctacataaCGCACTTGCGTTGAGTCCCATGGGCCtttgcagtaaaaaaaaacagtgtGCGATATAGAGAATAGGGGCCCATGTAGAACACATCCACCAGACTAAGTAAGACAAAGACTCTAAACTGAAACAAAGGTTATccattatattgacaagatattgTACTGTCTGTCTGAATGTCCATGAAAAGGCAGAAGGCAGGCGGGAACATTCTAACCAATGAGAAGGCAGGCGGGAACATTCTATCCAATGAGAAGGCAGGCGGGAACATTCTAACCAATGAGAAGGCAGGCGGGAACATTCTAACCAATGAGAAGGCAGATGCGCATGTGAACAGCAGCACAACTCAAGATATAAACCTGTTTTTCCTCAAAGTTGCAGCGGGGGTTGCCGCGGGGGAAGCCGCGGGGGAAGGCAACTTATATCAGTATATACGTAACAACCTAaacattacgaaacttctattagATCACATAACAACGCACCGGTCACGTCGCGGGCGCCAGTGTTGCGAATTAAATTTAAACATACATGTTTTTATTCAAAAATTTGCACCCACACTGCATCTGCGTTGCTAAGCGCTGAAaccagttctatttgtgacactgagcaagtcctgcctctcccatctcctcattggttatacccacgtgggtgactgaaagatgaactgagttcGGTCGGTCGTCATGGTAACTATGagatgccaatcgccatataaagtccaaagaagaaaaagcctggaaggaggagagatgactagaaacgattcggttgaccgttttatgtgtggattaattgtcggagtagaggaccttgtgcatttcaggtaaaataacaacaatgTTTATATccaaggacaaattagctagcaacagcaagctagctaaataggacaaattagctagcaacagcaagctagctaaataggacaaattagctagcaacagcaagctagctaaataggacaaattagctagcaaatgcaaaaaagctagcaagtgcaagctaactagctaaattgccataaatgtttaatgcttttcgacctgtccccaaattaacataattggttcagagtttgttttgatatttgtgtgggaggggggggggcaaatcAATTTGAGCACGATAGTGCACCCGGTTTGGGTGTCAGAATTTAATTGCTAATTTGCTAGGTGAGGCTATGTTGACCAGATTCAACAccctctcattgacctccatacaaaaacaatCTCCAGTCGGTCTGCTTCACACTTTATTATTGTGAGGACAGATTTTGGGGTGGAGTCAGGCCTCTcagttcacctcttcctctctgactgaCTCACACTCACCTGTGTCTCTGAGCAGGCTCACTGCCTGGGCATTACATCTCAGCTGCAGCATGTGCCTCAGAGCTACACTTCCCAGCAGGCTTAGCTCCGGAGCCCAGCCCTCTCCATCCTCGGGGGCCCGCGATTGGTTACTGCACGTCATGCTTTCTGAggctcctcccctctcccaggaCACAGGTGGAGGTCCCGCCTGGCGCAGCCGCAGGTAGAGCGTTGCTATGGTGACAGAGCACAAGAAGCACAGGCTGGGGGCGTGGCCATTCAGGTGAGGCAGCAGGTGGTAGACGCTCAGGTAGGAATCACCATGGTAATAAGCAGAGGGGTCGTTGACCTCCGGCTCAGTTGAGGTGGCTTCACTGGACCCAGAATTCTTCATCTTTGGGCGGATCTTTTCTGTGATTGGCTTAGAACTGGAATTATTGGCGCTAATCTTCTCTCTGATTAGTTTAGAATCATTATCTGCGTCTCTGATTGGTTCCCGTGCCTTCAGTACCTCCTTCACCCCCGCTTTTAACGCCACCCTCAGCGCCAGCTGTGACATCACTCCCGCAGTACTCAGCTCGGCTCCGATTGGACACTCCCAGCGATGATGCCACTCCCACGCGCCCCTCCGACACCCCTCTGAGCAGTAGCGGGCGTAGCTGCACCCCTCACATGGCACAGGGCTCACCGTCTCCCTCAAACACTGATGACAGTACCTCACCTCGGTCCCAAACACTCTTCCTGCTTCCtcagtctcctctcttctccctccccccacccctggTATAAGCACACAGCTGTAAGCCCTGTCCTCCAATATCACCTCTCCGGCCGCGATTCCCTTGGTGGCCACCAGGTGTCGCCCTTTTTCAGGGCTGAAGCACACGGACAAGCCAGGTGAGAGACACGACACGGAGGCACTCCCATTCTGCTGCTGGGAGTTTGGGGACTTTGGGTTGGGCTTTGTTGAGTTGGTCCTGCTACACACCCCCTCTGCCTGGTGCCCCGCCCCCTGCTTGGCGGTGGTTATCCCCTCTGTCCCGTTGGGGAAGTGGTTGAGGCACTGTGCCTGTCTGTCCTGTAGTTTGTGCTTCAGGTGACTTGGGTAGCCATGGTTCAGGGCTCTGTCGATGTCCTCGAGGCACTCCTGAGGAGAAGAAATACAATACAAAGATGGAACACACACGTTCACACGCAAGAACGAGGGCCCGcacgtagtcacacacacacacacacacacacacacacgcaagaacGAGGGCCCACGcgtgtagtcacacacacacacacacacacacacacacacacacacgcaagaacGAGGGCCCACGcgtgtagtcacacacacacacacacacacacacacgcaagaacGAGGGCCCACGcgtgtagtcacacacacacacacacacacacacacgcaagaacGAGGGCCCACGcgtgtagtcacacacacacacacacacacacgcaagaacGAGGGCCCACGcgtgtagtcacacacacacacacacacacacacacacacacacgcaagaacTAGGGCCCACGcgtgtagtcacacacacacacacacacacacgcacgcaagaaCGAGGGCCCACGcgtgtagtcacacacacacacacacacacacacacacacgcacgcacgcaagaaTGAGGGCACGcacgtagtcacacacacacacacgttcacacgcAAGAACGAGGGCACGcacgtagtcacacacacacacacacacgttcacacgcAAGAACGAGGGCCCACGcgtgtagtcacacacacacacacacacacgcacacacgcaagaACGAGGGCCCACGcgtgtagtcacacacacacacacacatgcaagaacGAGGGCCCACGcgtgtagtcacacacacacacacacacacacacacacgcaagaacGAGGGCCCACGcgtgtagtcacacacacacacacacacgcacgcaagaaCGAGGGCCCACGcgtgtagtcacacacacacacacacacacacacacacacacacacacacacgcaagaacGAGGGCCCACGcgtgtagtcacacacacacacacacacacacacacacgcaagaacGAGGGCCCACGcgtgtagtcacacacacacacacacacgcacgcaagaaCGAGGGCCCACGcgtgtagtcacacacacacacacacacacacacacacgcacgcacgcaagaaCGAGGGCACGcacgtagtcacacacacacacacacacacacgttcacacgcAAGAACGAGGGCCCACGcgtgtagtcacacacacacacacacacacacacacgcacgcaagaaCGAGGGCACGcgtgtagtcacacacacacacacacacacacgcacgcaagaaCGAGGGCCCACGcgtgtagtcacacacacacacacacacacacgcaagaacGAGGGCACGcacgtagtcacacacacacacacacacgttcacacgcAAGAACGAGGGCCCACGcgtgtagtcacacacacacacacacacacgcacgcaagaaCGAGGGCACGcgtgtagtcacacacacacacacacacacacgcacgcaagaaCGAGGGCCCACGcgtgtagtcacacacacacacacacacacacacgcaagaacGAGGGCCCACGcgtgtagtcacacacacacacacacacacacacgcacgcaagaaCGAGGGCACGcgtgtagtcacacacacacacacacgcacgcaagaaCGAGGGCCCACGcgtgtagtcacacacacacacacacacgcacgcaagaaCGAGGGCACGcacgtagtcacacacacacacacacacacacgcacgcaagaaCGAGGGCACGcgtgtagtcacacacacacacacacacacacacacgcaagaacGAGGGCCCACGcgtgtagtcacacacacacacacacacgcaagaacGAGGGCCCACGcgtgtagtcacacacacacacacacacacacacacgcaagaacGAGGGCCCACGcgtgtagtcacacacacacacacacacacgcaagaacGAGGGCCCACGcgtgtagtcacacacacacacacacacacacgcaagaacGAGGGCCCACGcgtgtagtcacacacacacacacacacacacacgcaagaacGAGGGCCCACGcgtgtagtcacacacacacacacacacacacacgcaagaacGAGGGCCCACGcgtgtagtcacacacacacacacacacacacgcacgcaagaaCGAGGGCACGcacgtagtcacacacacacacacacacacgcacgcaagaaCGAGGGCCCACGcgtgtagtcacacacacacacacacacacgcacacacgcacgcacgcaagaaCGAGGGCACGcacgtagtcacacacacacacacacgttcacacgcAAGAACGAGGGCACGcacgtagtcacacacacacacacacacacacgcacgcaagaaCGAGGGCACGcacgtagtcacacacacacacacacacacacgcacgcaagaaCGAGGGCACGcacgtagtcacacacacacacacacacacgcacgcaagaaCGAGGGCCCACGcgtgtagtcacacacacacacacacacacacgcacgcaagaaCGAGGGCACGcgtgtagtcacacacacacacacacacacacacgcacgcaagaaCGAGGGCACGcgtgtagtcacacacacacacacacacctcaaaaaaCAATATCTGAAATGGAAGTTAAGCAGTGTAATACTGAAGATGATATAAACTACTGAGAAGACACAGACTACTGAGAAGACGCAGACTACTGAGAAGACGCAGACTACTGAGAAGACGCAGACTACTGAGAAGACGCAGACTACGCAGACTACTGAGAAGACGCAGACTACTGAGAAGACGCAGACTACTGAGAAGACGCAGACTACTGAGAAGACGCAGACTACTGAGAAGACAGACTACTGAGAAGACAGACTACTGAGAAGACAGACTACTGAGAAGACGCAGACTACTGAGAAGACGCAGACTACTGAGAAGACTGGACGTAAGACAGACTACTGAGAAGACGGGACGACAGATATAAACTACTGAGAAGACTGGACGACAGATATAAACTACTGAGAAGACTGGACGACAGATATAAACTACTGAGAAGACAGATATAAACTACTGAGAAGACTGGACGACAGATATAAACTACTGAGAAGACAGATATAAACTACTGAGAAGACAGATATAAACTACTGAGAAGACTGGACGACAGATATAAACTACTGAGAAGACTGGACGACAGATATAAACTACTGAGAAGACAGATATAAACTAGTGAGAAGACTGGACGGAAGACAAGTTAGTGAGAAGTACTCATGTTCACCATGTTCCACTCACCCTGTAGCGCTGGAGGTGGAATAGCGCTGCAGAACGGTTGGCATAGCACAGAGAGAGCTGCTCCGAGCTCAGAGACGCATGACACACACCctgcaggagagaggggagacagggaggggagagaggggagagaggggggagacaggaaggagagagagggggggagacagggagtggagagacagggaggagagagagggggggagacagggagtggagagagggggggagacagggagtggagagaggggggagacagggagtggagagagggggggagacagggagtggagagagggggggagacagggagtggagagagggggggagacagggagtggagagagggggggagacagggagtggagagaggggggagacagggagtggagagaggggggagacagggagtggagagaggggggagacagggaggagagagaggggggagacagggagtggagagaggagagacagggagtggagagaggagggagacagggagtggagagaggggggagacagggagtggagagaggggggagacagggagtggagagacagggaggagagagaggggggagacagggagtggagagagggggggagacagggagtggagagaggggggagacagggagtggagagaggggggagacagggagtggagagaggggggagacagggagtggagagaggggggagacagggagtggagagagggggagacagggagtggagagaggggggagacagggagtggagagaggggggagacagggagtggagagacagggaggagagagaggggggagacagggagtggagagagggggggagacagggagtggagagaggggggagacagggagtggagagaggggggagacagggagtggagagaggggggagacagggagtggagagaggggggagacagggagtggagagaggggggagacagggaggagagagaggggggagacagggagtggagagaggagagacagggagtggagagaggagggagacagggagtggagagaggggggagacagggagtggagagaggggggagacagggggtggagagaggggggagtcgagagaggggggagacagggagtggagagaggggggagacagggagtggagagaggggggagacagggagtggacagatgggggagtggagagaggggggagacagggagtggagagaggggggagacagggagtggagagacgggggagtggagagaggggggagtggagagaggggggagacagggagtggagagaggggggagacagggagtggagagaggggggagacagggagtggagagaggggggagacagggagtggagagaggggggagacagggagtagagagaggggggagacagggaggagagagaggggggagacagggaggagagagaggggggagacagggaggagagagggggagacagggaggagagagaggggagacagggaggggagagagggggagacagggagtggagagaggggggagacagggagtggagagacagggagtggagagagtgggggagacagggagtggagagacagggagtggagagaggggggagacagggagtggagagagggagtggagagaggggggagacagggagtggagagacagggagtggagagacagggagtggagagacagggagtggggagacagggagtggggagacagggagtggggagacagggagtggggagacagggagtggggagacagggagtggggagacagggagtgggg carries:
- the smyd4 gene encoding SET and MYND domain-containing protein 4 isoform X2, whose translation is MDLPCVEWQKHVEQKWSRLTLDEKKCFSSLLDIDEVFDFGLSQVNQEDVDFLSGISKDDPVQKDLERAARCRKEGNCSFKTRDYTAAVLHYSQGVCHASLSSEQLSLCYANRSAALFHLQRYRECLEDIDRALNHGYPSHLKHKLQDRQAQCLNHFPNGTEGITTAKQGAGHQAEGVCSRTNSTKPNPKSPNSQQQNGSASVSCLSPGLSVCFSPEKGRHLVATKGIAAGEVILEDRAYSCVLIPGVGGGRREETEEAGRVFGTEVRYCHQCLRETVSPVPCEGCSYARYCSEGCRRGAWEWHHRWECPIGAELSTAGVMSQLALRVALKAGVKEVLKAREPIRDADNDSKLIREKISANNSSSKPITEKIRPKMKNSGSSEATSTEPEVNDPSAYYHGDSYLSVYHLLPHLNGHAPSLCFLCSVTIATLYLRLRQAGPPPVSWERGGASESMTCSNQSRAPEDGEGWAPELSLLGSVALRHMLQLRCNAQAVSLLRDTGDFTAVQSTQEVRIATAIFPTLSILNHSCCPNTSLNFRTSHLVSPQPDRGSTDVLVSTEPVSTGPEACSAPVSVSAGVAVSIRASRDICPGQEVLHCYGPHSSRMVLCERRRLLQEQYHFLCLCQACSLEQGEGPEGGGAGPETHLQCGKCEGPVKCSVDSAGWFVCVRLSCGHRVSRSEMDLRLQEVRVQLEQAVDLLETDRPDQSVMLLQRAVSQAGVFLKETHSLQGQLADTMARAYSTMGEWRGAACQLERSVLAIRSQYGQDSIELGRQLFKLAQLHFNGGSPGPALSVISRARRLLSLHCGPHCPEVQELQSMEDCLQGVL
- the smyd4 gene encoding SET and MYND domain-containing protein 4 isoform X1, which gives rise to MDLPCVEWQKHVEQKWSRLTLDEKKCFSSLLDIDEVFDFGLSQVNQEDVDFLSGISKDDPVQKDLERAARCRKEGNCSFKTRDYTAAVLHYSQGVCHASLSSEQLSLCYANRSAALFHLQRYRECLEDIDRALNHGYPSHLKHKLQDRQAQCLNHFPNGTEGITTAKQGAGHQAEGVCSRTNSTKPNPKSPNSQQQNGSASVSCLSPGLSVCFSPEKGRHLVATKGIAAGEVILEDRAYSCVLIPGVGGGRREETEEAGRVFGTEVRYCHQCLRETVSPVPCEGCSYARYCSEGCRRGAWEWHHRWECPIGAELSTAGVMSQLALRVALKAGVKEVLKAREPIRDADNDSKLIREKISANNSSSKPITEKIRPKMKNSGSSEATSTEPEVNDPSAYYHGDSYLSVYHLLPHLNGHAPSLCFLCSVTIATLYLRLRQAGPPPVSWERGGASESMTCSNQSRAPEDGEGWAPELSLLGSVALRHMLQLRCNAQAVSLLRDTGDFTAVQSTQEVRIATAIFPTLSILNHSCCPNTSLNFRTSHLVSPQPDRGSTDVLVSTEPVSTGPEACSAPVSVSAGVAVSIRASRDICPGQEVLHCYGPHSSRMVLCERRRLLQEQYHFLCLCQACSLEQGEGPEGGGAGPETHLQCGKCEGPVKQCSVDSAGWFVCVRLSCGHRVSRSEMDLRLQEVRVQLEQAVDLLETDRPDQSVMLLQRAVSQAGVFLKETHSLQGQLADTMARAYSTMGEWRGAACQLERSVLAIRSQYGQDSIELGRQLFKLAQLHFNGGSPGPALSVISRARRLLSLHCGPHCPEVQELQSMEDCLQGVL